The following proteins come from a genomic window of Paenibacillus spongiae:
- a CDS encoding LapA family protein has protein sequence MKAQWSIIAALLFALITAVFAVINVDAVQVNFLFTKTESPLILVILVSTLLGGLTVGLFGIVRQYKLQRRIRELDQKLAALGLKEQEGSDVLVKIAADKPSQGDEGKPARLPKER, from the coding sequence ATGAAAGCACAGTGGTCGATTATCGCAGCGCTTCTATTTGCATTGATAACGGCGGTATTCGCTGTCATAAATGTGGATGCCGTGCAAGTCAATTTTCTATTTACCAAGACGGAGAGCCCGCTTATTCTCGTCATCCTCGTTTCCACCTTGTTAGGCGGTTTGACGGTCGGCCTGTTTGGCATCGTAAGACAATATAAACTGCAGCGCCGCATTCGGGAGCTTGACCAGAAGCTGGCGGCATTGGGGCTGAAGGAGCAGGAAGGAAGCGACGTTCTTGTCAAGATTGCCGCTGACAAACCGTCGCAAGGCGACGAAGGAAAACCGGCCAGGCTTCCGAAGGAACGCTAG
- the cyoD gene encoding cytochrome o ubiquinol oxidase subunit IV — MAHQPNGTHGAGGHGHSEHKGHGSFKSYLIGFLLSIVLTIIPLVAILNDLVEGNAAMAVLLITAVLQFLVQLLFFMHLREEDKPRYNLMTLIFGLVIVVTIVAGSIWIMTNNTVAH, encoded by the coding sequence ATGGCACATCAGCCAAACGGAACACACGGTGCTGGTGGCCACGGCCACAGCGAACACAAAGGGCACGGCTCGTTCAAGTCTTACCTCATCGGTTTCTTATTGTCGATCGTACTGACGATTATTCCGCTGGTCGCGATCTTGAACGACCTCGTTGAAGGCAATGCGGCTATGGCCGTCCTGCTGATCACGGCGGTGCTTCAGTTCTTGGTCCAATTGCTCTTCTTCATGCATCTGCGCGAAGAAGACAAACCGCGGTATAATCTGATGACGCTTATCTTCGGGCTTGTCATCGTCGTGACGATCGTAGCAGGTTCCATCTGGATTATGACGAATAATACAGTCGCTCATTAA
- the cyoC gene encoding cytochrome o ubiquinol oxidase subunit III, producing MEAAHADAGGHSAAGGSHDEHEDHESLKTFGFWIFLITDCILFGTLFATYIVLRGNTNGGPTAEELFQMPGIIASTFILLTSSFTSGLAVLAMNRGSVKGLIGWLIVTALLGASFITLEITEFVHMVQAENATIGTSAFLSAFYTLVGTHGLHVSLGLVWMIGLMIQLSRHGITTVTKRKVNVISLYWHFLDVVWIFVFTIVYMMGVM from the coding sequence ATGGAAGCCGCGCATGCGGATGCCGGCGGACACAGCGCCGCCGGGGGTTCGCATGATGAGCATGAAGACCACGAGTCGCTGAAAACCTTCGGCTTCTGGATCTTCCTTATTACCGACTGTATTCTGTTCGGTACGTTGTTTGCGACCTACATCGTCCTTCGGGGCAACACGAACGGCGGTCCGACAGCGGAAGAATTGTTCCAGATGCCGGGCATCATCGCATCGACGTTCATCCTGCTGACGAGCAGCTTCACCAGCGGATTGGCCGTACTGGCCATGAATCGCGGCAGCGTCAAAGGTCTTATTGGATGGCTCATCGTTACGGCGCTGCTCGGGGCATCCTTTATTACACTTGAAATAACCGAATTCGTGCATATGGTTCAAGCAGAGAATGCTACGATCGGTACGAGCGCATTCCTGTCGGCCTTCTATACATTGGTCGGCACGCATGGCTTGCACGTATCTCTGGGTCTTGTTTGGATGATCGGGCTGATGATTCAGCTTTCCAGGCACGGCATTACAACGGTGACCAAGCGCAAAGTGAACGTCATCAGCTTGTACTGGCACTTCCTGGACGTGGTCTGGATCTTCGTCTTTACAATTGTTTATATGATGGGGGTGATGTAA
- a CDS encoding cbb3-type cytochrome c oxidase subunit I, whose translation MFESIKEFASEFFVTGDPLIYGADVGIALTMIAIVFVLTYFKRWGWLWREWLTSVDHKKIGIMYIIASLLMLFRGGVDALLMRTQLVMPDVEFLNPEHYNQIFTTHGVIMILFMAMPLMFGLFNIVIPLQIGARDVAYPFLNSLSFWLFFWGAMLFNVSFVIGGSPDAGWLAYPPLSELSHSPGVGQDFYIWGIQISGIGSLMTGINFIVTILKMRAPGMKLMQMPMFTWSTLSSCITIIFAFPILTVTLALLFLDRYLGAHFFTLDGGGNPMMYINLIWMWGHPEVYIVVLPAFGIFSEIVATFSRKKLFGYKSMVFALMSISFFSFFTWAHHFFTMGSGANVNAFFAITTMIIAIPTGVKVFNWLFTMFRGRISFKSPMLWTMGFIPCFVIGGMTGVLLSVAPADFQFHNSYFLIAHFHQVLIGGVAFGYFAGLYYWWPKMFGFKLNEKLGKWAFWLWNIGFYVCFMPQYFLGLDGMTRRVSTYGWDMGWGPLNMVSTIGGFLMGIGFLFQVWQIAHSIKFMERDTTGDPWNGRTLEWSIPSPAPVYNFATLPQVTAQDEWWEEKQRREQGHKPAPQPPLEPIHMPRNSGIPFIKSLCWFIAGFGFVFDWLWMAIPGLAGVAICMLVRSFTYNTDYYIPVDEVKRTEAALRGSV comes from the coding sequence ATGTTTGAGAGTATAAAGGAGTTTGCATCGGAGTTTTTCGTAACGGGCGACCCCCTCATTTATGGGGCCGATGTCGGAATCGCGTTGACGATGATTGCCATCGTGTTCGTCTTGACCTATTTTAAAAGATGGGGCTGGCTCTGGCGCGAATGGCTGACGAGCGTCGATCATAAGAAAATCGGTATCATGTATATCATCGCTTCATTACTAATGCTCTTCCGGGGCGGCGTGGATGCGCTCCTCATGCGTACGCAGCTTGTTATGCCGGATGTGGAGTTCCTAAATCCGGAACACTATAACCAGATCTTCACGACACACGGCGTCATCATGATTCTATTCATGGCCATGCCGCTGATGTTCGGTTTGTTCAATATCGTCATACCGCTTCAAATCGGGGCGCGTGACGTTGCATATCCGTTCCTCAACTCGCTCAGCTTCTGGCTGTTCTTCTGGGGCGCGATGCTGTTCAACGTGTCATTCGTCATCGGCGGCTCGCCGGATGCCGGCTGGCTGGCCTATCCGCCGCTGTCGGAGCTGTCGCATAGTCCGGGCGTCGGACAGGACTTCTATATCTGGGGCATTCAAATCTCGGGTATCGGGAGCTTGATGACCGGGATCAACTTTATCGTCACAATCTTGAAAATGCGCGCACCGGGCATGAAGCTGATGCAGATGCCGATGTTTACCTGGTCCACGCTGTCAAGCTGTATTACGATTATCTTTGCTTTCCCGATTCTGACGGTGACGCTGGCGCTGTTGTTCCTGGACCGGTATCTCGGCGCGCATTTCTTCACGCTGGACGGCGGGGGCAACCCGATGATGTATATCAACTTGATTTGGATGTGGGGTCACCCAGAGGTGTATATCGTCGTTCTTCCGGCATTCGGCATATTCTCGGAGATCGTGGCGACATTCTCCCGCAAGAAGCTGTTCGGGTATAAATCGATGGTGTTTGCTCTTATGAGCATCAGCTTCTTTTCCTTCTTCACTTGGGCGCATCACTTCTTTACGATGGGCTCGGGTGCGAATGTCAATGCTTTCTTCGCCATCACGACGATGATTATTGCCATACCGACCGGGGTGAAGGTGTTCAACTGGCTGTTCACCATGTTCCGCGGACGGATATCGTTCAAGTCACCGATGCTGTGGACCATGGGCTTCATTCCATGCTTCGTCATCGGCGGGATGACGGGCGTCCTGCTCTCCGTCGCGCCGGCTGACTTCCAGTTCCATAACAGCTACTTCCTGATTGCGCACTTCCACCAGGTGCTGATCGGCGGCGTAGCCTTCGGATACTTCGCAGGTCTCTATTACTGGTGGCCGAAGATGTTCGGCTTCAAGCTTAATGAAAAGCTTGGCAAGTGGGCATTCTGGCTGTGGAATATCGGGTTCTATGTCTGCTTCATGCCGCAATATTTCCTTGGTCTGGACGGCATGACGCGCCGCGTAAGCACGTACGGCTGGGATATGGGCTGGGGCCCGCTCAACATGGTGTCGACCATCGGCGGCTTCTTGATGGGGATCGGCTTCCTGTTCCAAGTATGGCAGATTGCGCACAGCATCAAGTTCATGGAGCGCGATACGACAGGCGATCCTTGGAACGGACGTACGCTGGAATGGTCGATTCCATCGCCGGCGCCTGTCTATAACTTTGCCACCTTGCCTCAAGTTACCGCACAGGATGAATGGTGGGAGGAGAAGCAGCGCCGCGAGCAAGGGCACAAGCCTGCACCGCAGCCGCCGCTTGAACCGATTCACATGCCTCGCAATTCGGGCATACCGTTCATCAAATCGTTATGCTGGTTCATTGCAGGCTTCGGCTTCGTATTTGATTGGCTCTGGATGGCAATACCGGGACTTGCGGGAGTTGCGATCTGCATGCTCGTACGTTCGTTCACGTACAACACGGATTATTACATTCCGGTCGATGAGGTTAAACGAACGGAAGCGGCGTTAAGGGGGTCGGTCTAA
- the cyoA gene encoding ubiquinol oxidase subunit II, translating to MPTAWKRLSALLTLVLTMVLLSGCSDPLMVLDPKGPIAAQQRDLILISSLLCAVILVPVLIMTFVIAWRYRDKPGNKSKYTPKWEHSTKLEAIWWGIPIVIIGILAVITVQYTHATEPSKPLESEKETMVIQVTSLDWKWLFQYPEQDIATVNYLQFPADVPIRFELTSDAPMNSFWIPQLGGQMYTMSGMAMKLHLLADEPGSFFGSGANFTGRDFGKMNFEAKATTQEEFDAWVKQIKSDSPPLTLDGYEKLAEPGVTQEQSFSSFPEGLFNKTVNKYASSHHHGEKESSAQEPEGADKKAEETDSGAGGHDSHDENHAGH from the coding sequence ATGCCCACCGCTTGGAAACGACTATCAGCACTATTGACGCTGGTTCTGACAATGGTTTTGTTGTCGGGCTGCAGCGATCCGTTGATGGTGCTGGATCCGAAAGGGCCGATCGCCGCGCAGCAGAGAGATCTGATCTTGATTTCATCGCTGTTATGCGCAGTAATTCTCGTGCCCGTACTAATCATGACTTTTGTCATCGCATGGCGTTATCGAGACAAGCCTGGCAACAAGTCAAAGTACACGCCGAAATGGGAGCACAGTACCAAGCTTGAAGCTATTTGGTGGGGGATCCCGATTGTCATTATCGGAATACTAGCCGTCATCACAGTACAGTATACGCATGCTACGGAGCCATCCAAACCATTGGAGTCGGAGAAAGAAACGATGGTCATTCAAGTCACTTCATTGGATTGGAAATGGTTATTCCAATATCCGGAGCAAGATATTGCAACGGTGAATTACTTGCAATTTCCTGCGGACGTGCCGATCCGCTTCGAGCTGACTTCGGACGCGCCGATGAACTCGTTCTGGATTCCGCAGCTTGGCGGACAGATGTACACGATGTCCGGGATGGCGATGAAACTTCATCTGTTAGCGGATGAGCCGGGCAGCTTCTTCGGCTCGGGAGCCAACTTCACCGGCCGGGATTTCGGCAAAATGAATTTTGAGGCGAAGGCGACGACTCAGGAGGAGTTCGACGCTTGGGTGAAGCAGATCAAATCGGATTCGCCTCCGCTTACATTAGATGGCTACGAAAAGCTGGCTGAGCCGGGCGTCACGCAAGAGCAGTCGTTCTCTTCGTTCCCCGAAGGCTTGTTTAACAAAACCGTAAACAAATACGCCTCTTCTCATCACCATGGGGAGAAGGAAAGCAGCGCCCAAGAGCCTGAAGGAGCCGACAAGAAAGCGGAAGAAACGGACTCAGGTGCCGGCGGCCACGATAGCCATGATGAAAATCATGCGGGACATTAA
- a CDS encoding terpene cyclase/mutase family protein, which translates to MRERMDEGISALIRKLQRDQMGNGSWQYRFTESGMMTDANMLILIRTLELDKPDIVGRLTDRILNRQLADGSWNVYPDETDGNLSATVECYFGLLHAGVHPDEPYMLRAKNAIVRRGGIRRVDSLITKFMLAIIGQIKWTRFFPVPLALIMLPPSSPINFFQFSGYARVHMAPMLLLADSQRTFQVPEIPVIQEFQPSMIDSSLDDSLWDPYFRSGMLEQLKQWAEIWKSAPAAFKERAVRTAERYMLDRIESDGTLYSYASSTMLMIYALQAIGYERSHPVIQQALQGLNAFLRPDSGGLHLQTTTSTVWDTALISHALSQAGVSPLHSSIQNAGRYLLSRQHAKLGDWQLQVQDPEPGGWGFSDINTINPDVDDTTAALRAIEPLRSSSWQAAEAAERGLQWLLSMQNDDGGWAAFERNNNHPLMKWIPLEGAEAAATDPSSADLTGRTLEYLGRTVGLTGKHPFVRRAVSYLYRTQRQDGSWYGRWGVCYIYGTWAALTGLSAVREPLDHPQIRKGREWLLSIQRPDGGFGESCGSDRIMRYSPLHYSTLVQTAWALDALVSVFDSAHEAADRAANFLLSHLLTDGIITAYPTGAGLPGHIYSRYESYPLVWPLLALSHYRNKFSSES; encoded by the coding sequence ATGCGCGAACGAATGGATGAGGGGATATCTGCCCTGATTCGGAAGCTGCAGCGCGACCAGATGGGCAACGGCTCGTGGCAGTATCGATTTACGGAGAGCGGGATGATGACAGATGCGAATATGCTCATCCTTATTCGCACATTAGAACTGGATAAACCGGACATTGTCGGCCGATTAACAGACCGTATTTTGAACCGTCAGCTAGCCGACGGCTCATGGAATGTATACCCGGATGAAACGGACGGCAACCTGTCCGCAACGGTCGAATGTTATTTCGGGCTGCTTCATGCCGGCGTGCATCCCGATGAGCCCTATATGCTTCGAGCGAAGAATGCAATCGTTCGCCGCGGCGGCATCCGGCGTGTCGACAGCCTTATCACCAAATTCATGCTGGCCATAATCGGACAAATAAAATGGACACGGTTCTTCCCCGTGCCGCTCGCCCTGATTATGCTCCCCCCGTCTTCACCAATCAATTTCTTTCAATTTTCCGGCTATGCTCGCGTTCATATGGCGCCTATGCTTCTTCTGGCCGATAGTCAGAGAACCTTTCAAGTTCCTGAAATACCCGTCATCCAGGAATTTCAGCCGTCTATGATCGATAGCAGCCTGGATGACTCTCTCTGGGATCCTTATTTTCGCAGCGGTATGCTCGAGCAGTTGAAGCAGTGGGCGGAGATATGGAAATCGGCCCCTGCCGCATTCAAGGAAAGAGCGGTTCGAACAGCGGAGCGGTATATGCTGGACCGGATTGAATCCGACGGTACCCTTTACAGTTATGCCAGCTCGACGATGCTGATGATCTACGCCCTGCAGGCGATTGGATATGAACGCAGCCATCCGGTGATCCAACAGGCACTCCAAGGCTTAAACGCCTTTCTGCGGCCGGACAGCGGCGGACTTCACCTGCAGACGACCACATCGACGGTTTGGGATACCGCATTAATCAGCCACGCTCTCTCGCAAGCCGGCGTCTCTCCCCTTCATTCCTCCATACAAAATGCAGGCCGTTACTTGCTCAGCAGACAGCATGCGAAGCTGGGCGACTGGCAGCTGCAGGTGCAGGACCCCGAGCCGGGAGGATGGGGCTTCTCGGACATCAATACCATTAATCCGGACGTCGACGATACGACAGCTGCTCTTCGGGCAATCGAGCCGCTTCGGTCATCCTCTTGGCAAGCGGCGGAAGCGGCGGAACGAGGCCTGCAATGGCTCTTATCGATGCAGAATGATGACGGCGGATGGGCTGCCTTCGAGCGAAACAACAATCATCCATTGATGAAATGGATCCCGCTCGAAGGAGCGGAAGCAGCGGCAACGGATCCTTCCTCGGCCGATTTAACGGGACGGACGCTTGAATATTTGGGAAGGACGGTCGGATTGACAGGCAAGCATCCATTTGTCAGACGAGCGGTTTCTTATCTCTATCGGACGCAGCGGCAGGATGGCTCCTGGTATGGCAGATGGGGCGTTTGTTACATCTATGGCACGTGGGCGGCGCTGACCGGACTGTCAGCCGTCCGCGAACCGCTGGATCATCCTCAGATCCGTAAAGGGAGGGAATGGCTGCTATCGATTCAACGACCCGATGGCGGCTTCGGCGAATCCTGCGGAAGCGACCGGATCATGCGCTACAGCCCGCTCCATTACTCCACGCTCGTACAAACCGCCTGGGCACTCGATGCGCTGGTCTCGGTATTCGATTCGGCTCATGAGGCAGCAGACCGGGCGGCAAACTTCCTCCTGAGCCATCTGCTCACGGATGGAATCATAACGGCCTACCCTACCGGAGCCGGGCTCCCGGGACACATCTATTCCCGTTACGAAAGCTATCCGCTGGTCTGGCCGCTGCTCGCTTTATCCCATTACCGAAACAAGTTTTCTTCCGAGTCGTAA
- a CDS encoding helix-turn-helix transcriptional regulator gives MTMTMGDRLRELRLRKSISQEEVARQIGITRSAYSHYEINNRQPVYETLKKLAVLFNVSLDYIIGGEQSAKADPPVMPEAIEMIRILNSMDLDERKKSIAKMMAVLRQAE, from the coding sequence ATGACGATGACGATGGGAGACCGCTTGCGTGAACTAAGGCTGAGAAAAAGCATTTCGCAGGAAGAAGTCGCAAGGCAAATCGGAATTACACGCTCCGCATACAGTCATTATGAAATAAACAACCGCCAACCGGTATACGAAACGCTGAAGAAGCTGGCTGTGCTGTTCAACGTTTCGCTCGACTACATTATCGGCGGTGAGCAATCTGCCAAGGCCGATCCGCCCGTAATGCCCGAAGCGATCGAGATGATCCGCATCTTGAACAGCATGGATCTAGATGAGCGGAAGAAGTCGATCGCGAAAATGATGGCCGTCCTCCGGCAAGCGGAATAG
- a CDS encoding sensor histidine kinase yields MSGSSSTTKIRFPCIVYPPHESWQPDLCLGRRYSSSVIISNVWRYDQSTFYIIEEGRTIRRLFLIIIVLTAAQLLLSGCSSKADTSAPEAKQGVLDLRSWSFQNDGKVKLQGQWAFYSQKLLEPQDLERSGIPLYMNVPKTWNSYPSSVGMKKGQGVATYRLTVLITPDDQMLSLRVPNIFSAYKLWINGKLLTSAGQVGTSREHSKAEQYPRIVTFNGQTEKLDIVVQVSNFQHRKGGIWVNFTLGDSGDIIKSQMKRTIQEMIIFGSLMIIGIYHIGLYAFRRKEQFTLHFGLLCLFVAARSSVTSGSFLMQMFTSLTWENGMKIEYISFALSAVSGYLYINGLFPKDTSLFVKRIVVSFGTALCLVVLVTPAIQYTRLLPVFQLFVLFVSLYTLLVLILALLRKREGACFVLAGVAVFVGTILNDMLFYNEWFARNQLVPLGLFFFILMQSFIISTRFSSALRRVEQVSDELRELNVHLEERIEERTDTLRCTNEALERTNRELARSEMSRRHLMANISHDLRTPITLLQGYLEAMQDGVVKTEEQQQKYIRMMLGKVGGLNRLIGNLFELTKLEAGQLRFEFAEVTLAEWMNQLCEHYELDVRSRGIVFACGYIPTHDQEGEPLPPSRIMLHIDQQRMDQVLANLIYNAIKYTPEKGRIALSFQFEPTSNRAIVKVEDTGYGIESEHLPFIFDRFYKKDKARNSAEGGSGLGLAIAKEIVEAHSGTIGAESEVGQGTIITFTLPAVVT; encoded by the coding sequence ATGTCGGGCTCGTCATCAACGACCAAAATTCGATTTCCTTGCATTGTATATCCTCCCCATGAAAGCTGGCAGCCGGACTTATGCCTTGGCCGCCGATACTCCTCCTCGGTTATTATATCGAATGTATGGAGGTATGATCAATCGACGTTTTATATAATAGAGGAGGGAAGAACGATTCGCCGACTATTTCTCATTATTATTGTACTCACAGCCGCACAGCTGCTTCTTTCCGGCTGCTCCTCCAAAGCGGATACCAGTGCTCCGGAAGCCAAGCAGGGCGTTCTTGATCTAAGGAGCTGGTCGTTCCAGAACGACGGGAAGGTCAAGCTGCAAGGGCAGTGGGCGTTCTACAGCCAGAAGCTGCTCGAGCCGCAGGATCTCGAGAGAAGCGGCATTCCGCTTTATATGAATGTTCCGAAGACATGGAACAGCTATCCGAGCAGCGTTGGCATGAAAAAAGGGCAAGGAGTTGCAACCTACCGGCTGACTGTGCTCATCACCCCGGACGATCAGATGCTGTCGCTTCGTGTTCCTAACATCTTTAGCGCTTATAAGCTGTGGATCAACGGCAAGCTTCTAACCTCTGCCGGTCAGGTCGGAACGAGCCGCGAGCACTCCAAGGCGGAGCAGTACCCACGTATCGTGACCTTCAACGGGCAAACCGAGAAGCTGGATATCGTCGTTCAAGTATCCAACTTTCAACATCGAAAGGGCGGGATATGGGTCAATTTCACGCTTGGAGACAGCGGAGATATTATCAAATCGCAGATGAAGCGAACGATTCAAGAAATGATCATATTCGGCAGTCTCATGATTATCGGCATTTATCATATCGGATTATACGCGTTCAGACGTAAGGAGCAGTTCACTCTCCACTTTGGACTGCTCTGCCTCTTTGTTGCAGCGAGGAGCAGCGTGACCAGCGGTTCGTTCTTGATGCAAATGTTTACCAGCCTAACCTGGGAGAATGGCATGAAGATCGAATATATTTCGTTTGCGCTAAGTGCGGTATCGGGTTATTTATACATCAACGGCTTATTCCCGAAGGATACCTCATTGTTCGTAAAGAGGATCGTGGTCAGCTTCGGGACAGCCCTTTGTCTCGTGGTGCTGGTTACGCCAGCGATTCAATATACGCGGCTGCTGCCCGTCTTTCAGCTATTCGTCCTATTCGTCAGCTTATATACACTCCTCGTACTCATTCTTGCGCTGCTGCGCAAGCGTGAAGGGGCATGCTTCGTGCTGGCGGGAGTGGCTGTCTTCGTCGGAACCATTCTGAACGATATGCTGTTCTATAATGAATGGTTCGCCAGAAATCAGCTCGTTCCGTTAGGACTTTTCTTCTTCATCCTGATGCAGTCCTTCATTATTTCAACCCGATTTTCGAGCGCGCTGCGAAGAGTGGAGCAGGTCTCGGATGAGCTGCGTGAATTGAACGTTCATCTGGAAGAGCGGATCGAGGAGCGTACGGATACGCTTCGCTGCACGAACGAGGCTTTGGAGCGGACGAACCGGGAGCTGGCCAGATCAGAGATGTCGCGGAGACATCTGATGGCGAACATCTCCCATGATCTCCGGACACCGATTACACTGCTGCAGGGATACTTGGAAGCGATGCAGGACGGGGTCGTAAAAACCGAGGAGCAGCAGCAAAAATACATTCGCATGATGCTGGGCAAGGTCGGCGGGTTGAATCGGCTGATCGGGAATTTATTCGAGCTTACGAAGCTGGAGGCAGGGCAGCTGCGGTTTGAATTTGCCGAGGTGACGCTTGCGGAGTGGATGAATCAGCTTTGCGAGCATTACGAGCTGGATGTCAGAAGCAGGGGAATCGTGTTCGCATGCGGTTATATTCCAACTCATGATCAAGAAGGGGAGCCACTGCCTCCGAGCCGTATAATGCTGCATATCGATCAGCAGCGGATGGATCAGGTGCTTGCCAATTTGATCTATAACGCGATCAAATACACACCGGAGAAAGGGAGGATTGCTCTATCCTTTCAGTTCGAACCGACTTCCAACCGGGCCATCGTCAAAGTGGAGGATACGGGCTACGGGATCGAATCCGAACATTTGCCGTTTATTTTCGACCGTTTCTATAAGAAAGATAAGGCTCGAAACTCGGCGGAAGGAGGCAGCGGCTTAGGACTTGCAATTGCCAAAGAAATCGTAGAGGCGCATAGCGGAACGATCGGCGCGGAAAGCGAAGTCGGTCAAGGAACGATTATTACCTTTACGCTTCCTGCCGTTGTTACGTAA
- a CDS encoding response regulator transcription factor produces MQGNRILVVDDEPDITELIGLYLEQDGFIVHTTDNGEDALRLAKELKPDLIILDIQLKSLDGIEVCKQIRLESGVPILFVSCKSDDTDIIHGLDVGGDDYMTKPFSPSQLVARVKAHLRRQLQLSERTPDEVLAFEGVVIDLQARTVHVYEKEIALSAKEFELLVCLAQSPNRAFPLDELYNVVWGADSMGDTRTLMVHISNLRKKIEPDPANPVIIVTVRGVGYKFNFKEGITHVQR; encoded by the coding sequence ATGCAAGGAAATCGAATTTTGGTCGTTGATGACGAGCCCGACATTACCGAGCTTATCGGCCTGTATTTGGAACAGGACGGCTTCATTGTACATACGACAGACAATGGCGAGGACGCTCTAAGGCTGGCGAAAGAACTGAAGCCCGATTTAATTATACTCGACATCCAGCTGAAAAGCCTCGACGGCATTGAGGTATGCAAACAAATCCGACTGGAATCCGGCGTACCGATTCTATTCGTCAGCTGCAAAAGCGACGATACGGACATTATACACGGTCTGGATGTAGGCGGCGACGATTATATGACGAAGCCCTTCAGTCCCAGCCAGCTCGTGGCCCGGGTTAAAGCACATTTAAGGCGGCAGCTGCAGCTTAGCGAACGGACTCCCGATGAGGTGCTGGCCTTTGAAGGAGTCGTCATTGATTTGCAGGCGAGAACCGTCCACGTGTATGAGAAAGAAATTGCCTTGTCTGCCAAAGAATTCGAGCTGCTGGTCTGTTTGGCCCAATCGCCTAACCGTGCTTTTCCGCTGGATGAGTTATATAATGTCGTCTGGGGCGCGGACAGCATGGGCGATACGCGCACGCTCATGGTGCATATCAGCAACTTGCGCAAGAAAATAGAGCCAGACCCGGCCAATCCGGTTATTATCGTTACGGTCCGCGGCGTCGGCTATAAATTTAACTTCAAGGAAGGAATTACCCATGTACAACGCTGA
- a CDS encoding class I SAM-dependent methyltransferase encodes MYNADQWNDYELLDTGDGEKLERWGKYVLRRPDPQVIWPMTSEGGHWKTADGHYHRSSSGGGQWEFRTQMPDRWTIGYKELKFHIRPTSFKHTGLFPEQAVNWSWMMDKIRSAGRPIRVLNLFAYTGGATIAAAAAGAEVCHVDAAKGMVQWAKENAQLSGLENHPVRYITDDVFKFVQREERRGKQYDAIIMDPPSYGRGPNGEMWKLEQNLFPFLDFCTSILSPNPLFVLINSYTTGLSPSVLHNLLHMTVGRKFGGSIHCGEIGIPITASGLSLPCGILGRWEAK; translated from the coding sequence ATGTACAACGCTGACCAATGGAATGATTACGAATTGCTCGACACCGGAGACGGTGAAAAACTGGAGCGCTGGGGCAAATATGTCCTTCGCCGCCCGGATCCGCAGGTGATCTGGCCGATGACCAGCGAAGGCGGACACTGGAAGACCGCAGACGGTCACTACCACCGCAGCTCCTCGGGAGGCGGGCAGTGGGAGTTCCGAACGCAAATGCCCGACCGCTGGACGATCGGATATAAGGAACTGAAGTTTCATATCCGTCCGACCAGCTTCAAGCATACCGGACTCTTCCCGGAGCAAGCGGTCAACTGGAGTTGGATGATGGATAAGATCCGGTCTGCCGGCCGGCCAATTCGCGTATTGAATCTATTCGCTTATACCGGCGGGGCAACGATTGCCGCCGCTGCCGCTGGCGCCGAAGTTTGCCACGTCGATGCCGCCAAGGGAATGGTGCAATGGGCCAAAGAAAATGCGCAGCTATCCGGACTTGAGAATCATCCGGTCCGATATATAACCGACGATGTATTCAAATTCGTCCAGCGGGAAGAACGCCGCGGCAAGCAGTACGATGCGATTATTATGGATCCGCCGTCTTACGGCCGCGGGCCGAATGGCGAGATGTGGAAGCTGGAGCAAAACCTGTTCCCTTTCCTGGACTTCTGCACCTCGATTCTATCGCCCAACCCGCTGTTCGTGCTCATCAATTCCTATACGACCGGTCTCTCCCCGTCGGTGCTGCATAACTTGCTTCATATGACGGTAGGCCGTAAATTCGGCGGCTCTATCCATTGCGGAGAGATCGGAATCCCGATTACGGCTTCCGGATTATCACTGCCATGCGGTATTCTAGGCCGCTGGGAGGCGAAATAA